The Streptomyces sp. HSG2 genome has a segment encoding these proteins:
- a CDS encoding putative cobaltochelatase, which produces MTVPYPFTALVGQDDLRLALVLNAVSPAVGGVLVRGEKGTAKSTAVRALSALLPGVSVVPGCRFSCDPEAPEPRCPDGPHEAGPVADRAARMVELPVGASEDRLVGALDIERALAEGVKAFEPGLLADAHRGILYVDEVNLLHDHLVDLLLDAAAMGASYVEREGVSVRHAARFLLVGTMNPEEGELRPQLLDRFGLTVEVTASREPDERVEVVRRRLAYDADPDGFAARWASEEEAVRGRIGAARELLPRVGLGDGALRQIAATCAAFEVDGMRADIVMARTATALAAWAGRDRVLAEDVRRAALLALPHRRRRNPFDAPGLDEDRLDETLREFGDGDGGERRETEGDEGDGDDEPDPDGPGGGGGRPPAPGGGDGSGADAADSDTGEAAPSAEPGGTGEARPAGAGERPAAQASEPFRARVLRVPGVGAGSSGRRSRARTERGRTTGARRPRGALTRLHLAATVRAAAPHQRARGRKGPGLLVRRDDLRQAVLEGHESNLVLFVVDASGSMAARQRMGAVKGAVLSLLLDAYQRRDKVGLVTFRGSTAEVALPPTSSVDAAAARLATLPTGGRTPLAAGLLRAHDVLRVERLRDPSRRALLVVVTDGRATHGGPATRGAADGASGRAGAGPTGAAALAARRFAAEGVASVVVDCEAGPVRLGLAGTLADHLGGPAVTLEELRAESIAGLVRDVRGDESRRVA; this is translated from the coding sequence GTGACCGTTCCCTATCCGTTCACGGCCCTCGTGGGGCAGGACGACCTGCGTCTGGCGCTGGTGTTGAACGCCGTGTCCCCGGCGGTCGGCGGGGTGTTGGTGCGCGGAGAGAAGGGCACCGCCAAGTCGACGGCGGTGCGCGCGCTGTCGGCGCTGCTGCCGGGGGTGTCGGTGGTGCCCGGCTGTCGCTTCTCCTGCGACCCCGAGGCGCCGGAGCCGCGGTGCCCGGACGGTCCGCACGAGGCGGGCCCGGTCGCCGATCGGGCCGCCCGCATGGTCGAGCTCCCGGTGGGCGCCTCCGAGGACCGCCTGGTCGGCGCCCTGGACATCGAGCGGGCGCTGGCCGAGGGCGTCAAGGCCTTCGAGCCGGGGCTGTTGGCCGACGCGCACCGCGGCATCCTGTACGTCGACGAGGTCAACCTGCTCCACGACCACCTGGTCGACCTGCTCCTGGACGCCGCCGCGATGGGCGCCTCGTACGTGGAGCGCGAAGGTGTGTCGGTCCGACACGCCGCCCGGTTCCTGCTCGTGGGGACCATGAACCCGGAGGAGGGGGAGCTTCGGCCCCAGCTCCTGGACCGCTTCGGGCTGACCGTCGAGGTGACGGCCTCCCGTGAGCCGGACGAGCGAGTGGAGGTGGTGCGGCGGCGACTCGCCTACGACGCCGACCCGGACGGGTTCGCCGCCCGGTGGGCCTCGGAGGAGGAGGCGGTGCGGGGCCGGATCGGCGCGGCCAGGGAGCTCCTGCCCCGGGTGGGCCTCGGCGACGGCGCGCTGCGGCAGATCGCCGCGACCTGCGCGGCGTTCGAAGTGGACGGCATGCGCGCGGACATCGTGATGGCGCGCACCGCCACCGCCCTGGCGGCGTGGGCGGGACGCGACCGGGTGCTCGCCGAGGACGTGCGGCGGGCGGCGCTGTTGGCGCTGCCCCACCGTCGGCGGCGCAACCCCTTCGACGCCCCGGGGTTGGACGAGGACCGCCTCGACGAGACACTGCGCGAGTTCGGGGACGGGGACGGGGGCGAGCGCCGCGAGACGGAGGGCGACGAGGGAGACGGCGACGACGAGCCCGATCCGGACGGGCCCGGCGGGGGCGGCGGCCGTCCACCCGCTCCGGGCGGGGGCGACGGCTCGGGTGCCGACGCCGCGGATTCGGACACCGGGGAGGCGGCGCCCTCGGCCGAGCCGGGCGGCACCGGCGAGGCCAGGCCCGCGGGGGCGGGTGAACGGCCCGCCGCGCAGGCCTCGGAACCGTTCCGGGCACGGGTGCTGAGGGTGCCCGGTGTCGGCGCGGGGTCCTCGGGTCGACGGTCGAGGGCCCGCACCGAACGCGGCCGGACGACCGGGGCGCGCCGTCCCCGGGGAGCCCTGACCCGGCTGCACCTGGCGGCGACGGTGCGGGCGGCGGCGCCCCACCAGCGGGCGCGGGGCCGGAAGGGCCCGGGGCTGCTGGTGCGCCGCGACGATCTCCGCCAGGCGGTCCTCGAAGGGCACGAGTCCAACCTCGTGCTGTTCGTGGTGGACGCCTCCGGGTCGATGGCCGCCCGGCAGCGCATGGGCGCGGTCAAGGGGGCCGTGCTGTCCCTCCTGCTCGACGCGTACCAGCGACGCGACAAGGTGGGGCTGGTGACGTTCCGCGGCTCGACGGCGGAGGTCGCGTTGCCGCCGACGTCCTCGGTGGACGCCGCCGCGGCGCGGCTGGCAACCCTGCCCACGGGAGGGCGGACGCCCTTGGCGGCGGGCCTGCTCAGGGCCCACGACGTGCTGCGCGTGGAGCGGTTGCGCGACCCGTCGCGGCGGGCGTTGTTGGTGGTCGTGACGGACGGGCGGGCCACCCACGGGGGGCCGGCTACGCGGGGGGCCGCCGACGGGGCTTCGGGCCGGGCCGGTGCCGGGCCGACGGGCGCGGCGGCGCTCGCCGCGCGCCGGTTCGCGGCGGAGGGTGTCGCCTCGGTCGTCGTCGACTGCGAGGCGGGCCCGGTGCGCCTGGGGCTGGCGGGAACGCTCGCCGACCACCTGGGCGGCCCGGCCGTGACGCTGGAGGAACTGAGGGCGGAGTCGATCGCCGGTCTGGTCCGCGACGTACGCGGCGACGAGTCGAGGAGGGTGGCCTAG
- a CDS encoding cobalamin biosynthesis protein, with protein sequence MGAERVFAYGAATGLLCDRLFGDPRRGHPVALFGRAAGRVERALWRDHRGAGVAHVAVCVGGVAALGTALARAGRTSTPLSVALTAAATWSVVGGTSLGREARAVGRALDEGDLAQARELLPRLCGRDPRALDAEGIARAVVESVAENTSDAVVGALVWGATLGVPGLLGFRAVNTLDAMVGHRSPRYRRFGWAAARLDDLAGYPGARLTAALAVVAGDDPEGAARAWHADAALHPSPNAGPVEAAFAGALGLRLGGTLSYAGRVEHRPVLNGSAGRAVRIADIDRAVRLSRRVGLTALAVCVVARRMAVRAGARGARS encoded by the coding sequence CCGGTCGCCCTGTTCGGCCGGGCCGCCGGGCGTGTGGAGCGCGCGCTCTGGCGCGACCACCGCGGGGCCGGGGTCGCGCACGTCGCCGTGTGCGTCGGTGGGGTCGCGGCGCTCGGCACGGCACTCGCGCGAGCCGGACGTACTTCCACCCCCCTGTCCGTCGCCCTGACCGCCGCCGCCACCTGGTCCGTCGTCGGCGGGACCTCGCTGGGGCGGGAAGCACGGGCGGTTGGCCGGGCTCTGGACGAGGGAGACCTCGCACAGGCCCGGGAACTCCTTCCGCGCCTGTGCGGACGGGACCCCCGGGCCCTGGACGCCGAGGGAATCGCCCGTGCGGTCGTCGAGTCCGTCGCCGAGAACACCTCCGACGCGGTGGTCGGCGCCCTGGTGTGGGGGGCGACGCTCGGCGTACCCGGGCTGCTCGGTTTCCGGGCCGTCAACACCCTCGACGCCATGGTCGGCCACCGGTCGCCTCGATACCGGCGCTTCGGTTGGGCCGCCGCCCGTCTGGACGACCTGGCGGGCTACCCGGGGGCGCGACTCACGGCCGCCCTGGCCGTCGTGGCCGGCGACGACCCCGAAGGCGCGGCCCGGGCCTGGCACGCGGACGCGGCGCTCCACCCCAGCCCCAACGCGGGCCCCGTGGAGGCGGCCTTCGCCGGAGCCCTCGGGCTGCGGCTGGGAGGCACGCTGTCCTACGCCGGACGAGTGGAGCACCGGCCCGTGCTCAACGGGTCGGCGGGGCGCGCGGTCCGGATCGCGGACATCGACCGGGCGGTGCGCCTGTCCCGGCGCGTGGGATTGACGGCCTTGGCCGTGTGCGTGGTCGCCCGACGGATGGCCGTCCGCGCGGGCGCGAGAGGGGCGAGGTCGTGA
- a CDS encoding cobyric acid synthase, translating to MRARGSGGGLLVAGTTSDAGKSVVTAGICRWLARQGVKVAPFKAQNMSLNSFVTREGAEIGRAQAMQAQACRVEPTALMNPVLLKPGGESRSQVVLLGRPIGEMSARDYHGGSRRRLLDTVLGCLTELRSTHDAVICEGAGSPAEINLRRTDIVNMAVARGAGLPVVVVGDIDRGGVFAAFHGTLALLSPQDQALVAGFVINKFRGDASLLRPGTDMLLGLTGRPTYGVLPHRRGLGIDEEDGLRVSPRGAVRESAVAAPLGEDVLRVAVCAVPLMSNFTDVDALAAEPGVLVRFVDRPEELADADLVVLPGTRGTVGALDWLRERGLAEALLRRVADGRPVLGICGGYQILAERVEDEVESRRGVVDGLGVLPVRVRFAAEKTLARPAGRALGEAVEGYEIHHGVAEVTGGEGFLADERGRPLDGCRVGWTWGTHWHGALESDGFRRAFLREVAAATGRRFVPSPDTSFAVLRERQLDRLGDLIEQHADTDALWRLVESGAPEGLPFIPPGAPA from the coding sequence GTGAGGGCACGCGGGAGCGGCGGCGGACTGCTGGTCGCCGGCACCACGTCCGACGCCGGCAAGAGCGTCGTCACGGCGGGCATCTGCCGCTGGCTGGCGCGTCAGGGCGTCAAGGTCGCGCCGTTCAAGGCGCAGAACATGTCGCTCAACTCCTTCGTGACCCGCGAGGGCGCCGAGATCGGGCGCGCCCAGGCGATGCAGGCGCAGGCCTGCCGGGTGGAACCCACGGCGCTGATGAACCCGGTGCTCCTCAAGCCCGGCGGGGAGAGTCGAAGCCAGGTCGTGCTGCTGGGCAGACCGATCGGCGAGATGAGCGCGCGCGACTATCACGGCGGGAGCCGGCGGAGACTGCTCGACACGGTCCTGGGCTGCCTGACCGAGTTGCGAAGCACCCACGACGCGGTGATCTGCGAAGGCGCCGGGAGCCCGGCGGAGATCAACCTGCGCCGTACCGACATCGTGAACATGGCGGTCGCCCGGGGGGCCGGGCTCCCGGTGGTGGTCGTGGGCGACATCGACCGGGGCGGGGTGTTCGCGGCCTTCCACGGCACGCTCGCCCTGCTGTCGCCGCAGGACCAGGCGCTCGTGGCCGGTTTCGTGATCAACAAGTTCCGAGGTGACGCCTCCCTGCTGCGTCCGGGCACGGACATGCTCCTCGGTCTGACCGGGCGACCGACCTACGGGGTGCTGCCCCACCGCCGCGGGCTGGGCATCGACGAGGAGGACGGACTGCGAGTCTCGCCGCGCGGCGCGGTCCGCGAGTCGGCGGTCGCCGCCCCGCTCGGGGAGGACGTGCTGCGGGTCGCCGTCTGCGCCGTCCCGTTGATGTCCAATTTCACGGACGTCGACGCCCTCGCCGCCGAACCCGGTGTCCTGGTCCGGTTCGTGGACCGGCCCGAGGAGCTGGCCGACGCCGACCTGGTGGTTCTGCCGGGAACGCGGGGAACCGTCGGGGCGCTCGACTGGCTCCGGGAGCGCGGTCTGGCCGAGGCCCTGCTCCGCAGGGTGGCCGACGGCCGACCGGTGCTGGGGATCTGTGGCGGGTACCAAATCCTCGCCGAACGCGTCGAGGACGAGGTCGAGAGCCGCAGGGGTGTCGTCGACGGACTCGGCGTGCTGCCCGTGCGCGTGCGGTTCGCGGCCGAGAAGACCCTGGCGCGCCCGGCCGGCAGGGCCCTCGGGGAGGCCGTCGAGGGCTACGAGATCCACCATGGCGTCGCCGAGGTCACCGGCGGCGAGGGCTTCCTCGCCGACGAGCGGGGACGGCCGCTGGACGGCTGCCGGGTCGGGTGGACCTGGGGAACCCACTGGCACGGCGCCCTGGAGTCCGACGGCTTCCGCCGGGCCTTCCTGCGAGAGGTGGCCGCCGCGACGGGCCGCCGCTTCGTGCCGTCGCCGGACACCTCCTTCGCCGTACTGCGCGAGCGGCAGCTCGACCGACTCGGCGATCTGATCGAACAGCACGCGGACACGGACGCGCTGTGGCGACTCGTCGAGTCCGGCGCGCCCGAAGGACTGCCCTTCATTCCACCGGGAGCACCCGCATGA
- the cobN gene encoding cobaltochelatase subunit CobN: protein MSTVLLLSTADTDLLAARASGAGYRIANPTRVDVREELPRLVAGADVAVVRLLGGRRAWEDGLAALRAAGVPTVLLGGESVPDAELMAESSVPAGVVAEALRYLVEGGPGNLAQLARFLSDTVLLTGEGFAAPRSMPEYGVHGSRASRPGRPTVGVLFYRAHELSGNTAFVDTLCDAIEARGANALPVFCGSLRGAEPGLYEILGRADALVATVLAAGGAHAASASAGGRDPVVSGAAARDTPDDEEAWDVGALADLDVPVLQGLCLTSSRAAWRESDAALSPMDAAMQVAIPEFDGRLVTVPFSFKEPGPDDVPVYVADPERASRVAGIAVRHAALRHKPNVDKRLALVFTAYPTKHSRVGNAVGLDTPASAVRVLDALREAGYTLSDYPAGGDELIHRLIEAGGHDLEWLTEAQLAAAPARVPLADYTAWFDRLDPDLRESMVRAWGEPPGSLYVDGDDIVLAALRFGNVVVMIQPPRGFGENPIAIYHDPDMPPSHHYMAAYRWLEDGFGVDAVVHMGKHGTMEWLPGKGLGLSAGCAPDAVLGDLPLVYPFIVNDPGEGTQAKRRGHATVVDHLVPPMARADTYGDLAKLEQLLDEYALVGDLDPAKAPAVRAQIWTLVKAAELHHDLHVDEQPDDDAFDEFVMHIDGYLCEIKDVQIRDGLHVLGGGPVGAPRVNLVLAVLRASQVWGGRADALPGLRAALAAHFGLVEKELLAEPGAPARPAAGLGDLVAGPSRTASDVVDLLETLCRRMAEGMEERGWDAATVPALVREVLGVELPAAVAVLEFACREVVPRLERTTDEIGNILRALEGGYVPAGPSGSPTRGLVNVLPTGRNFYSVDPKAIPSRLSWEVGQALADSLVERYLRDNGSYPRSVGLTVWGTSAMRTQGDDIAEILALLGCRPVWDDASRRVTGFEIVAPEELGRPRVDVTVRISGFFRDAFPHVVALIDDAVRAVAELDEPVETNFVRAHVEEDTAAHGDRRRATARVFGSKPGAYGAGLLPLIDARNWRSDADLAEVYAVWGGYAYGRGLDGRAARGDMETAFRRIAVAAKNVDTREHDIADADDYFQYHGGMVAMVRHLTGASPEAYVGDSATPDQVRTRTLGEETHRVFRARVVNPRWMGAMRRHGYKGAFEMAATVDYLFGYDATAGVVDDWMYERLSAEYVFAPENRDFMKASNPWALRGITERLLEAADRGLWAEPDAETLDRLRATYLELEGDLEGDDQ from the coding sequence ATGAGCACTGTGTTGTTGTTGTCCACCGCCGACACCGACCTGTTGGCCGCTCGCGCCTCCGGCGCCGGGTACCGGATCGCCAACCCGACCCGCGTGGACGTCCGCGAGGAGCTGCCGCGGCTGGTGGCCGGGGCCGACGTCGCCGTGGTCCGGCTGCTGGGCGGGCGACGCGCCTGGGAGGACGGTCTGGCCGCCCTGCGGGCGGCGGGCGTCCCCACGGTGCTGCTCGGCGGCGAGTCGGTGCCGGACGCCGAGCTGATGGCCGAGTCGTCGGTGCCGGCCGGTGTCGTCGCGGAGGCCCTGCGGTACCTGGTCGAGGGCGGCCCGGGCAACCTGGCCCAGCTCGCCCGGTTCCTGTCCGACACCGTACTGCTGACCGGCGAGGGCTTCGCGGCGCCCCGCTCGATGCCGGAGTACGGCGTGCACGGCTCCCGCGCCTCGCGCCCGGGGCGCCCGACGGTCGGGGTGCTCTTCTACCGCGCGCACGAACTGAGCGGCAACACCGCGTTCGTCGACACCTTGTGCGACGCGATCGAGGCACGCGGGGCCAACGCCCTTCCCGTCTTCTGCGGTTCGCTGCGGGGGGCGGAGCCGGGGCTGTACGAGATCCTGGGGCGGGCCGACGCGTTGGTCGCGACGGTGCTCGCGGCGGGCGGTGCCCACGCCGCGTCGGCCTCGGCGGGCGGCCGGGACCCGGTGGTGAGCGGCGCCGCCGCGCGGGACACGCCGGACGACGAGGAGGCGTGGGACGTCGGGGCGTTGGCCGACCTGGACGTCCCGGTGCTCCAGGGACTGTGCCTGACCTCGTCCCGCGCCGCCTGGCGGGAGTCCGACGCCGCGCTGTCCCCGATGGACGCGGCGATGCAGGTCGCGATCCCGGAGTTCGACGGACGGCTGGTCACGGTTCCCTTCTCCTTCAAGGAGCCGGGACCGGACGACGTCCCGGTCTACGTCGCCGACCCCGAACGCGCCTCCCGTGTCGCCGGGATCGCCGTGCGGCACGCCGCCCTGCGGCACAAGCCGAACGTCGACAAGAGGCTCGCGCTGGTCTTCACGGCGTATCCGACCAAGCACTCCCGGGTCGGCAACGCCGTGGGGCTGGACACGCCGGCATCCGCGGTCCGGGTCCTGGACGCGCTGCGCGAGGCCGGCTACACGCTCTCCGACTACCCGGCCGGCGGTGACGAGCTGATCCACCGACTGATCGAGGCCGGTGGCCACGACCTGGAGTGGCTGACGGAGGCGCAGTTGGCCGCCGCGCCCGCCCGGGTGCCGCTCGCCGACTACACGGCCTGGTTCGACCGGCTCGACCCCGACCTGCGGGAGTCCATGGTGCGGGCCTGGGGCGAACCTCCCGGCTCCCTCTACGTGGACGGCGACGACATCGTGCTCGCCGCCCTGCGGTTCGGGAACGTCGTGGTGATGATCCAGCCGCCGCGTGGCTTCGGCGAGAACCCCATCGCCATCTACCACGACCCCGACATGCCGCCCTCCCATCACTACATGGCCGCATACCGTTGGCTGGAAGACGGCTTCGGCGTCGACGCCGTCGTGCACATGGGCAAGCACGGCACGATGGAGTGGCTGCCGGGCAAGGGGTTGGGGCTGAGCGCCGGGTGCGCCCCGGACGCCGTCCTGGGAGACCTGCCTCTGGTCTACCCGTTCATCGTCAACGATCCCGGGGAGGGCACCCAGGCCAAGCGCCGCGGTCACGCCACGGTCGTCGACCACCTGGTACCGCCGATGGCCCGCGCCGACACCTACGGGGACCTGGCCAAGCTGGAGCAGCTCCTCGACGAGTACGCCCTCGTCGGAGACCTGGACCCGGCCAAGGCACCGGCGGTCCGCGCGCAGATCTGGACCCTGGTCAAGGCCGCCGAACTCCACCACGATCTCCACGTCGACGAGCAGCCCGACGACGATGCCTTCGACGAGTTCGTGATGCACATCGACGGCTACCTCTGCGAGATCAAGGACGTGCAGATCCGCGACGGCCTCCATGTGCTGGGCGGCGGCCCGGTCGGCGCGCCCCGGGTCAACCTGGTGCTGGCGGTCCTGCGCGCATCGCAGGTGTGGGGCGGGCGCGCAGACGCCCTGCCCGGTCTGCGGGCGGCGCTGGCGGCGCACTTCGGTCTGGTGGAGAAGGAGCTGCTGGCCGAGCCGGGCGCGCCCGCGCGTCCGGCGGCCGGCCTCGGCGATCTGGTGGCCGGGCCGTCGCGGACCGCCTCGGACGTCGTCGATCTGCTGGAGACGCTGTGCCGGCGGATGGCGGAGGGGATGGAGGAACGCGGGTGGGACGCCGCGACGGTGCCCGCCCTCGTCCGTGAGGTGCTGGGCGTCGAGCTTCCCGCCGCCGTCGCGGTGTTGGAGTTCGCGTGCCGGGAGGTGGTGCCGAGGCTGGAGCGCACCACGGACGAGATCGGGAATATCCTGCGGGCCCTGGAGGGCGGCTACGTCCCCGCCGGGCCCTCGGGGTCGCCGACGCGCGGTCTGGTCAACGTGCTGCCGACCGGACGCAACTTCTACTCGGTGGATCCCAAGGCGATCCCCTCCCGGCTGAGCTGGGAGGTGGGCCAGGCGTTGGCGGACTCGCTGGTGGAACGGTATCTCCGGGACAACGGCTCCTACCCGCGCTCCGTGGGCCTGACGGTCTGGGGCACCTCCGCGATGCGCACCCAGGGCGACGACATCGCCGAGATCCTGGCGCTGCTGGGATGCCGTCCCGTGTGGGACGACGCCTCCCGACGGGTGACGGGTTTCGAGATCGTCGCCCCGGAGGAGCTGGGCCGGCCGCGGGTCGACGTGACGGTCCGGATCTCCGGCTTCTTCCGGGACGCCTTCCCTCACGTGGTGGCGTTGATCGACGACGCGGTCCGGGCCGTGGCCGAGTTGGATGAGCCCGTAGAGACGAACTTCGTCCGGGCGCACGTGGAGGAGGACACCGCCGCCCACGGCGACCGCCGGCGCGCCACGGCCCGGGTCTTCGGCTCCAAGCCGGGCGCCTACGGGGCGGGGCTGCTGCCGTTGATCGACGCCCGGAACTGGCGCAGCGACGCCGACCTGGCCGAGGTGTACGCGGTGTGGGGGGGCTACGCCTACGGTCGGGGGCTCGACGGGCGCGCGGCGCGGGGGGACATGGAGACGGCCTTCCGGCGGATCGCGGTGGCCGCGAAGAACGTCGACACCCGCGAGCACGACATCGCCGACGCCGACGACTACTTCCAGTACCACGGCGGCATGGTCGCCATGGTCCGGCACCTCACGGGCGCCTCGCCGGAGGCCTACGTCGGCGACTCGGCCACCCCTGACCAGGTGCGGACCCGCACGCTCGGGGAGGAGACCCACCGGGTCTTCCGCGCGCGGGTGGTCAACCCCCGGTGGATGGGCGCCATGCGCCGGCACGGCTACAAGGGTGCCTTCGAGATGGCGGCGACGGTGGACTACCTCTTCGGCTACGACGCGACGGCCGGCGTCGTCGACGACTGGATGTACGAGAGGCTCAGCGCCGAGTACGTCTTCGCCCCGGAGAACCGGGACTTCATGAAGGCGTCCAACCCCTGGGCTCTACGCGGGATCACGGAGCGGCTGTTGGAGGCCGCGGACCGGGGTCTGTGGGCCGAGCCGGACGCGGAGACGCTGGATCGGCTCCGCGCCACCTATCTGGAGCTCGAAGGCGATCTGGAGGGCGACGACCAGTGA